A single Anopheles arabiensis isolate DONGOLA chromosome 2, AaraD3, whole genome shotgun sequence DNA region contains:
- the LOC120898712 gene encoding uncharacterized protein LOC120898712 — translation MPKTAETKFVNSLFLTNLIQTQYGETEVKIKAYDVEPASADINDPYARSSMNRILIKYTSKENPTETVITFVAKIKPTEGLLVEQFKKADVFEKEILMYKSVLPSMVTMIAKLGSVIELAPQLIYSSETPSDLVVLEDLTARGYSVENQTLGLSYEQSKMAVEKLAFFHAASAMMLSENGQAFPKFTKGTFHAEHKDKLSYFPDTIRMVGEMAAELDISQPMADKLLKLPAKALQKAIEAYESDFKGFKVLNHGDFWTNNILFKYQGNELVDAIFVDFQNCVVGSPIIDLVYFLAASPAHEVLEKHRDELVYIYHETLVLLLQKMGYMKSIPSLLELQVELLKHGSLQVIYALTVSPFMRTKDAHNTPPMQPTLHSPNQSTNVKQVLRAHAPSTVAQLKAYEMVGLLDWGANESKIKGLMSRFQR, via the exons ATGCCGAAAACCGCCGAAACTAAGTTTGTCAACTCGCTCTTCCTGACCAACCTCATCCAAACGCAGTACGGTGAGACGGAGGTGAAAATCAAGGCATACGATGTTGAGCCAGCGTCGGCGGACATTAACGATCCCTACGCAAGATCGTCCATGAACCGGATCCTCATTAA GTACACGTCGAAGGAAAACCCCACCGAAACGGTCATTACGTTTGTGGCGAAAATTAAACCCACCGAAGGGCTGCTAGTCGAGCAGTTCAAAAAGGCCGATGTGTTCGAGAAGGAAATTCTCATGTACAAGTCGGTACTGCCCAGCATGGTAACGATGATTGCCAAGCTCGGTAGTGTTATCGAGCTAGCGCCACA ACTTATCTACTCATCGGAGACACCGTCCGATCTGGTCGTGCTCGAGGATCTTACTGCGCGCGGTTACAGCGTGGAGAACCAAACGCTCGGCCTTTCATACGAGCAGAGCAAGATGGCGGTCGAAAAGCTGGCCTTCTTCCATGCTGCCAGCGCTATGATGCTGTCGGAAAATGGACAAGCGTTTCCCAAGTTTACCAAGGGTACGTTCCACGCCGAGCACAAGGATAAACTGAGCTACTTCCCCGATACGATCCGTATGGTTGGTGAAATGGCTGCCGAGCTGGACATTAGCCAGCCGATGGCGGACAAGCTTCTGAAGCTTCCGGCAAAAGCGCTGCAGAAAGCAATCGAAGCGTACGAAAGTGATTTCAAAGGATTTAAGGTGCTAAACCATGGTGACTTCTGGACCAACAACATTCTGTTCAAGTACCAGGGTAACGAGCTGGTGGATGCAATTTTC GTGGATTTCCAAAACTGTGTCGTCGGGTCGCCAATCATCGATCTAGTATATTTCCTGGCTGCCTCACCCGCACACGAAGTGCTCGAGAAGCATCGGGACGAGCTGGTGTACATCTACCACGAAACGCTCGTACTGCTGTTGCAAAAGATGGGTTACATGAAGTCCATTCCCTCCTTGCTCGAGCTGCAGGTGGAGCTGCTCAAACACGGCTCCCTGCAGGTGATCTACGCCCTGACTGTGTCGCCGTTTATGCGTACCAAGGATGCACACAATACGCCTCCGATGCAACCGACCCTGCATAGTCCCAACCAATCCACCAACGTAAAGCAGGTTCTGCGTGCCCATGCTCCGAGCACTGTAGCGCAGCTTAAGGCGTACGAAATGGTTGGCTTGCTCGATTGGGGAGCCAACGAGAGCAAAATTAAGGGCCTTATGTCGCGCTTCCAACGTTAA